Proteins co-encoded in one Halorussus lipolyticus genomic window:
- a CDS encoding cryptochrome/photolyase family protein, with translation MTVWVLGDQLHPTAGPLGDSDPSEERVLLVEAHGFARRMPYHPQKLTLVFAAMRHFRDELRAGGYEVEYRRAETFGEALSAHFDAHPDDRLRVMEPASHGAADRLRELVADAAGEDGRLEVTENDLFVCSPDEFDARFPDALPRHETFYRWMRRETGYLMESPETDTAGEEVQSDPEPAGGDWNYDDENREFPPTEYQFPDPPAFEATETTREVADWVRDEFETWGDDATHFRWPVTREQALTALDRFVAERLPEFGPYQDAMVARSWSGNHALLSSALNLGLLRPEEVVERAISAYEAGNAPIGSVEGFVRQVVGWREFVRHAYRRRMPEMARANHLGATRDLPALYYDGETEMNCLETVVGRVRNRGYSHHIERLMVLSNFALLYGANPNELNRWFHFGYVDAYHWVTTPNVVGMGTFGTDALSTKPYAASANYIDKMSDFCGDCRYNPDATTGDEACPFNALYWDFLAENDDTLRSNHRMGLTYHNLDRKDDADLAAIRERAAEVRRLADEGDL, from the coding sequence ATGACCGTCTGGGTTCTGGGCGACCAGTTGCACCCCACAGCCGGACCGCTCGGCGACAGCGACCCGAGCGAGGAGCGCGTCCTCCTCGTAGAGGCCCACGGGTTCGCCCGCCGGATGCCCTACCATCCCCAGAAACTCACGCTCGTCTTCGCCGCGATGCGTCACTTCCGCGACGAGTTGCGCGCAGGGGGCTACGAAGTCGAGTACCGGCGTGCCGAGACTTTCGGTGAGGCCCTGTCCGCCCACTTCGACGCCCACCCCGACGACCGACTCCGGGTGATGGAACCCGCCAGCCACGGCGCGGCCGACCGACTCCGCGAACTCGTCGCCGACGCCGCGGGCGAGGACGGCCGCCTCGAAGTCACCGAAAACGACCTGTTCGTCTGCTCGCCCGACGAGTTCGACGCGCGATTCCCCGACGCTCTGCCCCGCCACGAGACCTTTTATCGGTGGATGCGCAGGGAGACGGGGTATCTGATGGAGTCGCCAGAAACCGATACGGCAGGCGAGGAGGTCCAATCGGACCCCGAACCCGCGGGCGGCGACTGGAACTACGACGACGAGAACCGCGAGTTCCCGCCCACGGAGTACCAGTTTCCCGACCCGCCCGCTTTCGAGGCCACCGAGACCACCCGCGAAGTCGCCGACTGGGTTCGCGACGAGTTCGAGACGTGGGGCGACGACGCCACTCACTTCCGCTGGCCCGTCACCCGCGAACAGGCCCTGACCGCCCTCGACCGATTCGTCGCCGAGCGCCTGCCCGAGTTCGGCCCGTATCAGGACGCCATGGTCGCTCGGTCGTGGTCGGGCAACCACGCCCTGCTCTCGTCGGCGTTGAACCTCGGTCTCCTCCGGCCAGAGGAGGTCGTCGAACGCGCTATCTCGGCATACGAGGCAGGCAACGCCCCAATCGGGAGCGTCGAGGGGTTCGTCCGGCAGGTGGTGGGGTGGCGCGAGTTCGTCCGCCACGCCTACCGCCGGCGGATGCCCGAGATGGCGCGAGCGAACCACCTCGGCGCGACTCGGGACCTCCCGGCGCTGTACTACGACGGCGAGACCGAGATGAACTGCCTCGAAACCGTCGTCGGGCGCGTCCGGAACCGGGGATACAGCCACCACATCGAGCGCCTGATGGTGCTGTCGAACTTTGCGCTCCTGTACGGCGCGAATCCCAACGAACTCAATCGCTGGTTCCACTTCGGCTACGTGGACGCCTACCACTGGGTCACGACCCCCAACGTGGTCGGCATGGGCACCTTCGGGACCGACGCGCTCTCGACCAAGCCCTACGCCGCCAGCGCCAACTACATCGACAAGATGAGCGACTTCTGCGGGGACTGTCGGTACAATCCCGACGCGACCACCGGCGACGAGGCCTGCCCGTTCAACGCCCTCTACTGGGACTTCCTCGCGGAGAACGACGACACGCTCCGGAGCAATCACCGGATGGGCCTGACCTACCACAACCTCGACCGGAAGGACGACGCGGACCTCGCCGCCATCCGCGAACGCGCCGCCGAGGTCCGGAGGTTGGCCGACGAGGGCGACCTATAG
- a CDS encoding DUF7490 domain-containing protein, which translates to MNRETMLAGAVVLVVAVSVLAVAVVPGAIADTESDPVRTGHLSIQEVAIAPGPVSGGTATLQVDTRLEHTQGRSENVTVLVRAVHLESGLVETTSERAVSPISGEREVSVRQNLSVERSGGYRIETVVYRDGERIAEGRKEVRGVGTLTPEYARTSVNFHWQGQKGLPPVEYTIQDAEDNRTTLNVSTFLTNEGDVASDQLRVVFTVRQADSNIVADRSSAQVGQIAPGRTATPSVELSVPDGYNYYLDAVLWKDGVIVGTARSVANLNPTETVAANETVREVGIEVGDFDGDRRGDKDRDYETTIESGASGGVPGFGTGVAVVALGGALLLARRKS; encoded by the coding sequence ATGAACCGCGAGACGATGCTGGCGGGCGCAGTCGTCCTCGTCGTCGCGGTGTCCGTCCTCGCCGTCGCCGTGGTCCCCGGCGCGATTGCCGACACCGAGTCCGACCCGGTTCGGACCGGCCACCTCTCGATTCAGGAGGTCGCAATCGCACCCGGCCCGGTGTCGGGCGGCACCGCGACCCTACAGGTCGATACCCGCCTCGAACACACGCAGGGGCGCTCGGAGAACGTGACCGTGCTAGTCCGGGCGGTCCACCTCGAATCCGGACTGGTCGAGACGACGAGCGAGCGGGCCGTTTCCCCCATCTCGGGCGAGCGAGAGGTCTCGGTCCGCCAGAACCTCTCGGTCGAACGCTCGGGTGGCTACCGCATCGAGACGGTGGTCTACCGCGACGGCGAGCGCATCGCCGAGGGACGAAAGGAGGTCCGCGGCGTCGGCACGCTGACGCCGGAGTACGCCCGGACCAGCGTCAACTTCCACTGGCAGGGCCAGAAGGGTCTCCCGCCGGTCGAGTACACGATTCAGGATGCTGAAGACAACCGGACGACCCTGAACGTCTCGACCTTCCTGACCAACGAGGGCGACGTGGCCTCCGACCAACTGCGCGTGGTCTTCACCGTCCGACAGGCCGACTCGAACATCGTCGCCGACCGCTCCTCGGCGCAGGTCGGCCAGATAGCGCCGGGCCGGACCGCCACTCCGAGCGTCGAACTCTCGGTCCCCGACGGCTACAACTACTACCTCGACGCGGTGCTGTGGAAAGATGGCGTCATCGTCGGCACCGCTCGGAGCGTGGCCAACCTGAACCCGACTGAGACCGTCGCGGCCAACGAGACGGTCCGCGAGGTCGGCATCGAGGTCGGCGACTTCGACGGCGACCGACGGGGCGACAAGGACCGGGACTACGAGACGACCATCGAGAGCGGCGCGTCCGGCGGCGTGCCCGGATTCGGAACCGGCGTGGCCGTCGTTGCACTCGGCGGCGCGCTCCTGCTGGCGCGACGGAAATCGTGA
- a CDS encoding redoxin domain-containing protein: MLSVGTDVPDFELPGIQSEDRDEYRLSEYTDDGAVLLAFYPCDFSPVCTRELCAIRNVEWFEFENVQVLGISQDSLYAHREFAGQHDITFPLLSDTDGDVTERFDVRYDSWEGQAGLGKRAFFVVDETQTVRYAWSADDAYEKPDLEEVLDAISRLSEPLAA, encoded by the coding sequence ATGCTTTCAGTCGGAACAGACGTTCCCGATTTCGAACTTCCCGGAATCCAGTCCGAGGACCGAGACGAGTATCGCCTCTCCGAGTACACCGACGACGGCGCGGTCCTGCTGGCGTTCTACCCCTGCGATTTCAGTCCGGTCTGCACCCGAGAGCTATGCGCGATTCGGAACGTCGAGTGGTTCGAGTTCGAGAACGTTCAGGTCTTGGGCATCTCGCAGGACAGCCTCTACGCCCACCGAGAGTTCGCGGGCCAGCACGACATCACCTTCCCGCTCCTCTCGGACACCGACGGCGACGTGACCGAGCGGTTCGACGTTCGGTACGACTCGTGGGAGGGCCAAGCGGGTCTGGGCAAGCGAGCGTTCTTCGTCGTGGACGAGACCCAGACCGTGCGCTACGCGTGGTCTGCCGACGACGCCTACGAGAAACCGGACCTCGAAGAAGTGCTGGACGCCATCTCCCGGTTGAGCGAACCGCTCGCCGCGTAG
- a CDS encoding dihydrolipoyl dehydrogenase family protein yields the protein MPEFDIIVLGGGTGNVVASAADDEDLDVAIVERDGLGGTCLNRGCNPSKKLIHRADVARTVRNADALGVEAEIEDVRFADIVDDVTEKITAEAESKAEIARESENITFYQTEGRFVGERTIEVDLDAGTDELTAQKVVLAGGSRPMIPDAIDGTGEVEFLTSADALGLRERPDRLVVVGGGYIAVEMSHFFGAMGAEVAIVGRGDVLVGREDREVAEFLTGAYADRYEVHTGYEVTELAEENAEKLVRAESESGEEIEVRGDEILLATGRKPNADTWNVEAGGIETDEKGFVETDECLRTSAEGVWAIGDIAGNYMFKHSGDKEAEYAVRNAIHGEEASVEYPGMAHAVFGSPQVGSLGETEGDLDGDDYDVGTFEYDRTALGSALTDEGFAKVLTAPDAEILGFHVVGPHASMLVHEVATAVSAGADADDVAETIHVHPALSEVVQGAFREARGFPPTGL from the coding sequence ATGCCCGAGTTCGACATCATCGTCCTCGGAGGAGGAACCGGCAACGTCGTGGCGTCGGCCGCAGACGACGAGGACCTCGACGTGGCAATCGTCGAGCGCGATGGTCTCGGTGGGACCTGCCTCAATCGGGGCTGTAACCCCTCGAAGAAGCTGATTCATCGCGCCGACGTTGCCCGAACAGTCCGAAACGCCGACGCGCTCGGCGTCGAGGCCGAAATCGAGGACGTTCGATTTGCCGACATCGTAGACGACGTGACGGAGAAAATCACTGCCGAGGCCGAGTCGAAGGCCGAAATCGCCCGCGAGAGCGAGAATATCACGTTCTATCAGACCGAAGGCCGGTTCGTCGGCGAGCGAACCATCGAGGTCGACCTCGACGCCGGAACCGACGAGCTAACCGCTCAGAAGGTCGTCCTCGCGGGCGGGTCTCGACCGATGATTCCCGACGCCATCGACGGGACCGGCGAGGTGGAGTTTCTGACGAGCGCCGACGCGCTCGGTCTCCGCGAGCGCCCGGACCGCCTCGTCGTGGTCGGCGGAGGGTACATCGCCGTCGAGATGAGCCACTTCTTCGGTGCGATGGGGGCCGAAGTCGCCATCGTCGGCCGAGGAGACGTGCTGGTCGGGCGCGAGGACCGCGAGGTGGCCGAATTCCTGACCGGGGCCTACGCCGACAGGTACGAGGTCCACACTGGGTACGAAGTGACCGAACTCGCCGAGGAGAACGCAGAGAAACTCGTCCGGGCCGAGAGCGAGTCGGGCGAGGAAATCGAAGTCCGGGGCGACGAAATCCTGCTAGCGACCGGTCGCAAGCCGAACGCCGACACGTGGAACGTCGAGGCCGGAGGCATCGAGACCGACGAAAAAGGTTTCGTGGAGACCGACGAGTGCCTCCGGACCTCGGCGGAAGGCGTCTGGGCAATCGGTGATATTGCGGGCAACTACATGTTCAAGCACTCGGGGGACAAGGAGGCCGAGTACGCGGTCCGGAACGCGATTCACGGCGAGGAGGCCAGCGTCGAGTACCCCGGCATGGCCCACGCCGTCTTCGGGTCGCCCCAAGTCGGGAGTCTGGGCGAGACCGAAGGTGACCTCGACGGCGACGACTACGACGTGGGGACCTTCGAGTACGACCGGACCGCCCTCGGGTCCGCACTGACCGACGAGGGCTTCGCCAAGGTCCTGACTGCCCCGGACGCCGAGATTCTGGGATTCCACGTCGTGGGTCCCCACGCATCGATGCTGGTTCACGAGGTCGCGACCGCGGTCTCTGCGGGGGCCGACGCCGACGACGTTGCGGAGACGATTCACGTCCACCCGGCGCTCTCAGAGGTCGTGCAGGGTGCTTTCCGGGAGGCGCGGGGGTTCCCGCCGACCGGACTCTGA
- a CDS encoding HAD-IIA family hydrolase, with protein sequence MTVRSVVLDVDGTLVRGDRPIPGAIETVDRLRERGLDLLMLSNNPTRTPADYADWLAGLGFAVGPDDVVTSGSLTADYVAEEYPEAPTYLLGEEGLREMLADRGVLLVADPDQADVVVASIDRQFTYDRLRETLWALDDAAFLATDPDPTIPSADRPVPGSGAIVAAVAEAAGRNPDAMLGKPGETAAKAVESRVAGRGDEVLVVGDRLDTDMRLGERAGLRTALVLTGVASRADTENYKMVPDAVLDSVAEVETLL encoded by the coding sequence GTGACGGTCCGAAGCGTCGTCCTCGACGTTGACGGCACGCTGGTCCGAGGAGACCGCCCCATTCCGGGAGCCATCGAGACGGTTGACCGACTCCGCGAGCGCGGCCTCGACCTGCTGATGTTGTCGAACAACCCGACCCGAACCCCCGCCGACTACGCCGACTGGCTGGCAGGCCTCGGGTTCGCGGTCGGACCCGACGACGTGGTGACCTCGGGGTCGCTGACCGCCGACTACGTGGCTGAGGAGTACCCCGAGGCCCCGACCTACCTGCTGGGCGAGGAGGGTCTGCGCGAGATGCTGGCCGACCGGGGCGTCCTCCTCGTCGCCGACCCCGACCAAGCCGATGTCGTCGTGGCCTCTATCGACCGCCAGTTCACCTACGACCGACTCCGCGAGACCCTCTGGGCGCTGGACGACGCCGCCTTTCTGGCGACCGACCCGGACCCGACGATTCCCTCTGCGGACCGCCCGGTTCCGGGGTCGGGAGCCATCGTCGCCGCCGTCGCGGAGGCCGCCGGGCGGAATCCCGACGCGATGCTTGGCAAGCCCGGCGAAACCGCCGCGAAAGCAGTCGAATCGCGGGTCGCGGGGCGAGGAGACGAGGTACTGGTCGTCGGCGACAGGCTAGATACCGACATGCGCCTCGGCGAGCGGGCGGGTCTTCGGACCGCGCTGGTCCTCACGGGAGTAGCCTCGCGCGCGGACACAGAGAATTATAAGATGGTTCCAGACGCCGTCCTCGATTCGGTGGCCGAGGTCGAAACGCTCCTATAG
- a CDS encoding Vms1/Ankzf1 family peptidyl-tRNA hydrolase, which yields MLDELLGRAALKDRIADLEEDKRHLERQLEAEEERRAEATTARQEAEQRVNRLEDRITELEDRVERADADEADLEFRGVETVRGDRLAEILARLQSVATDAEGALTAMVADEGGLPEAVESAFGDHATLVGRARPCLAVADDAGLVSAALAPPVEPDPFAEWGEEFVLDREWFLPTGEFALALVRSDVFAIGVYDDSERVSFEGFDSDVKSDHSKGGFSQGRFERRRDAQIDEHLEKCEETIAEVAGEVERLYVVGQRTLLGEFEDRADATSAVDATGKPKAALDDAFREFWTTRLYRI from the coding sequence ATGCTCGACGAGTTGCTCGGTCGCGCGGCGTTGAAAGACCGCATCGCCGACCTCGAAGAGGACAAGCGTCACCTCGAACGCCAACTGGAGGCCGAGGAGGAACGCCGCGCCGAGGCCACCACCGCCAGACAGGAGGCCGAACAGCGCGTCAATCGACTGGAGGACCGCATCACCGAGTTGGAAGACCGCGTGGAGCGGGCCGACGCCGACGAGGCCGACCTCGAATTTCGGGGCGTCGAGACCGTCCGCGGCGACCGCCTCGCTGAAATCCTCGCGCGCCTCCAGTCGGTCGCAACCGACGCCGAGGGCGCGCTGACCGCGATGGTCGCCGACGAGGGCGGCCTGCCCGAGGCGGTCGAATCCGCGTTCGGCGACCACGCCACACTGGTCGGTCGTGCCCGGCCGTGTCTGGCCGTCGCCGACGACGCGGGCCTCGTCAGCGCCGCGCTCGCGCCGCCGGTCGAACCCGACCCCTTCGCCGAGTGGGGCGAGGAGTTCGTCCTCGACCGCGAGTGGTTCCTGCCGACCGGCGAGTTCGCGCTGGCGCTGGTTCGGTCGGACGTGTTCGCCATCGGCGTCTACGACGACAGCGAGCGCGTCTCCTTCGAGGGATTCGACAGCGACGTGAAATCCGACCACTCGAAGGGCGGGTTCTCGCAGGGCCGGTTCGAGCGCAGACGCGACGCCCAGATAGACGAGCATCTCGAAAAGTGCGAGGAGACCATCGCAGAGGTCGCAGGCGAAGTCGAACGCCTGTACGTGGTCGGACAGCGCACGCTCCTCGGCGAGTTCGAGGACCGGGCCGACGCCACCAGCGCGGTGGACGCGACCGGGAAACCGAAGGCGGCGCTGGACGACGCCTTCCGAGAGTTCTGGACGACGCGACTCTACCGCATCTGA
- the secY gene encoding preprotein translocase subunit SecY: MSWKEAAEPVLTRMPSVRRPEGHVPFKRKLGWTAGVLVLYFFLTNVYLYGVNIGGADAFGQFRSILAGGQGTVLQLGIGPIVTASIVLQLLGGADLLGLDTDDPRDQVLYQGLQKLLVVVMIFLTGLPMVFAGGFLQVDQQVAASLPGGIMGAKWLIFAQIAVGGILVLFMDEIISKWGVGSGIGLFIIAGVSQKLLGGLFAWPSLPGQTGLLPTWFGLVTGSAENAPSLLTGDGIQYLLLGDGNIIALVTTVLIFAIVVYAESVRVEIPLSHARVKGARGRFPVKLIYASVLPMILVRALQANLQFLGRILYSQLGEGMPGWLGTYGTAGNPTGGLFYYVAPIQRPGDWMWWTGTVAQEPWQVILRVLIDLTFMVIGGAIFAIFWVETTDMGPEATAKQIQNSGMQIPGFRQNTGVIEKVMERYIPQVTVIGGALVGLLAVMANMLGTIGGVSGTGLLLTVSITYKLYEEIAEEQLMEMHPMMRDMFG; encoded by the coding sequence ATGAGTTGGAAAGAAGCGGCGGAACCAGTACTTACGCGGATGCCCTCCGTGCGTCGGCCGGAGGGCCACGTCCCGTTCAAGCGAAAGCTTGGATGGACCGCGGGCGTGCTGGTTCTGTATTTCTTCCTCACGAACGTCTACTTGTACGGCGTGAACATCGGAGGCGCAGACGCCTTCGGTCAGTTCCGCTCCATACTGGCGGGCGGTCAAGGTACAGTCCTCCAACTGGGCATCGGTCCCATCGTTACCGCGTCCATCGTCCTCCAACTGCTCGGCGGCGCGGACCTGCTGGGACTCGACACCGACGACCCCCGCGATCAAGTCCTCTATCAGGGCCTCCAGAAGCTGTTGGTGGTCGTGATGATATTCCTGACCGGCCTCCCGATGGTGTTCGCGGGCGGGTTCCTCCAGGTTGACCAGCAGGTCGCCGCGAGCCTCCCCGGCGGCATCATGGGTGCCAAATGGCTCATCTTCGCCCAAATCGCGGTCGGCGGCATCCTCGTCCTGTTCATGGACGAAATCATCAGCAAGTGGGGCGTCGGCTCCGGTATCGGGCTGTTCATTATCGCCGGCGTGAGCCAGAAGCTTCTGGGCGGCCTGTTCGCGTGGCCCAGCCTCCCCGGACAGACCGGTCTCCTCCCGACGTGGTTCGGTCTCGTCACCGGGAGCGCCGAAAACGCGCCCTCGCTGTTGACCGGCGACGGCATCCAGTACCTCCTGCTCGGTGACGGCAACATCATCGCGCTCGTCACGACGGTACTCATCTTCGCCATCGTCGTCTACGCCGAGAGCGTCCGGGTCGAGATTCCGCTGAGCCACGCTCGCGTCAAGGGTGCCCGCGGTCGCTTCCCCGTCAAGCTCATCTACGCGAGCGTCCTGCCGATGATTCTCGTCCGCGCGCTTCAGGCCAACCTCCAGTTCCTCGGGCGCATCCTCTACAGCCAACTGGGTGAGGGCATGCCCGGCTGGCTGGGAACCTACGGCACGGCCGGGAACCCGACCGGCGGACTGTTCTACTACGTCGCGCCGATTCAGCGACCCGGCGACTGGATGTGGTGGACCGGGACCGTCGCCCAAGAGCCGTGGCAGGTCATCCTGCGGGTCCTCATCGACCTCACGTTCATGGTCATCGGCGGAGCCATCTTCGCCATCTTCTGGGTCGAGACGACCGACATGGGTCCGGAGGCCACCGCCAAGCAGATTCAGAACTCCGGGATGCAGATTCCCGGCTTCCGCCAGAACACCGGCGTCATCGAGAAGGTGATGGAGCGCTACATCCCGCAAGTCACCGTCATCGGCGGCGCGCTGGTCGGCCTGCTGGCCGTGATGGCCAACATGCTCGGCACCATCGGCGGCGTCTCCGGCACAGGCTTGCTACTGACCGTCTCCATCACCTACAAGCTCTACGAGGAGATCGCCGAGGAGCAACTGATGGAGATGCACCCGATGATGCGCGACATGTTCGGATAA
- a CDS encoding tyrosine-type recombinase/integrase, which yields MSDDLEPIAPEAAVDLYIDHRRDEVSDETLQSHRYRLKQFVLWCEEEGITNMNDVSGRDLHAFRVHRREDADLELVSLQGQLSTLRVFLGFCASIDAVPEGLRNKVMLPTVSDSEQASKTNLEPDRAEAALDYLERYHYASRNHVILLLLWRTGMRSGALRSLDLDDFDWDEPAVELVHRPEEDTPLKNAENSQRWVALSEHVARVVKDYRDGPREDVTDDYGRRPVLTTSQGRASRSTVRNSVYLMTRPCWYGDGCPHDRDIGECEATERAYMSKCPSSRSPHDVRSGAITAHLLEDVPVEIVSDRMDVTQDVLDKHYDRRSEREKMNQRRDHLGI from the coding sequence CCCATCGCACCTGAAGCCGCGGTGGACCTCTACATCGACCACCGCCGGGACGAAGTGAGCGATGAGACCCTGCAATCGCACCGCTACCGACTGAAGCAGTTCGTGCTGTGGTGCGAGGAGGAGGGCATCACGAACATGAACGACGTGTCCGGGCGGGACCTCCACGCCTTCCGCGTGCATCGTCGGGAGGACGCCGACCTCGAATTGGTCTCGCTACAGGGCCAACTTTCGACCCTGCGCGTGTTCCTCGGGTTCTGCGCGTCCATCGACGCCGTGCCGGAGGGACTGCGCAACAAGGTGATGTTGCCGACGGTCTCGGACAGCGAGCAGGCCAGCAAGACGAATCTCGAACCGGACCGGGCGGAGGCCGCGCTCGACTATCTCGAACGCTATCACTACGCGAGTCGCAACCACGTCATCCTGCTGTTGCTCTGGCGGACCGGAATGCGTTCGGGCGCGCTCCGGAGTCTCGACCTCGACGACTTCGACTGGGACGAACCCGCCGTCGAGCTGGTGCATCGTCCCGAGGAGGACACGCCGCTGAAGAACGCGGAGAACAGCCAGCGGTGGGTCGCGCTGTCCGAACACGTCGCTCGCGTGGTGAAGGACTACCGGGACGGTCCGCGGGAGGATGTGACCGACGATTACGGGAGGCGTCCGGTGTTGACCACCTCCCAAGGCCGTGCGTCGCGCTCGACGGTCCGGAATTCGGTCTACCTCATGACGCGACCGTGCTGGTACGGCGACGGGTGTCCGCACGACCGAGACATCGGGGAGTGCGAGGCGACTGAACGGGCGTACATGAGCAAGTGCCCGTCGTCGCGGTCGCCCCACGACGTTCGGAGCGGTGCGATTACCGCCCACCTTCTGGAGGACGTTCCGGTCGAGATCGTGAGCGACCGGATGGACGTAACCCAAGACGTGCTGGACAAGCACTACGACCGGCGGTCGGAGCGCGAGAAGATGAACCAGCGGCGAGACCACCTCGGAATCTGA
- a CDS encoding 2Fe-2S iron-sulfur cluster-binding protein encodes MPTIRFSGDEIECDRGAVLRDALLDAGESPHNGASEYLNCRGHATCGTCAVEVSGDVSEMTDAERSRLSFPPHDEDSGLRLACQTHVQGDVDVVKHPGFWGQKVQRDEETGRDDRRSSESVEAGPDE; translated from the coding sequence ATGCCGACGATTCGGTTCAGCGGAGACGAAATCGAGTGCGACCGAGGAGCCGTGCTTCGAGACGCCCTCCTCGACGCCGGGGAGTCCCCGCACAACGGGGCATCGGAGTACCTCAACTGCCGAGGCCACGCCACCTGCGGGACCTGTGCCGTCGAGGTCAGCGGCGACGTGAGCGAGATGACCGACGCCGAGCGCAGTCGGCTTTCGTTCCCGCCTCACGACGAGGACTCGGGGCTTCGACTGGCGTGCCAGACCCACGTGCAAGGCGACGTGGACGTGGTGAAACATCCGGGGTTCTGGGGCCAGAAGGTCCAGCGCGACGAGGAGACCGGACGAGACGACCGGCGGTCCTCGGAGTCGGTCGAGGCCGGTCCCGACGAGTGA
- a CDS encoding metallophosphoesterase family protein — protein sequence MTEGSGVQTLRRDAPIPEDDARTDAGTAEWAELSSRAEPATLARFDRPRTDDRTTLAVFADPHLSTDKEGTWKAYHRTEQRLRAAVADANDRDVDGVILAGDLTEDGRPEDFDGVADALADLNAPFVAVPGNHDVPKSFDDHDTPPVSEFADRFAPDEFPYRQRLGGVDVLGLNSASSPDGELDATHDGAISENQLAWLESTLPETDTALVVSHHNPPGLESHLAENHYAPHPPVGDSSAFVDALAGHDALHLSGHVHLPAAISGDVRGLVCPALSSFPQAYVLAEVGPEGTTLRMVPVADPAGVTEAHDLARTHSDRSADIAEMVERQLADLPLADER from the coding sequence ATGACCGAGGGAAGTGGGGTTCAGACGCTCCGACGCGACGCACCGATACCCGAGGACGACGCCCGAACAGACGCCGGAACCGCCGAGTGGGCCGAACTGAGTTCCCGCGCCGAACCCGCCACGCTGGCGCGGTTCGACCGCCCGCGGACCGACGACCGGACCACGCTCGCGGTGTTCGCCGACCCGCACCTCTCGACCGACAAGGAGGGCACGTGGAAGGCCTACCACCGGACCGAACAGCGCCTTCGCGCCGCGGTCGCCGACGCCAACGACCGTGACGTAGACGGCGTGATTCTGGCGGGCGACCTGACCGAGGACGGCCGCCCCGAGGACTTCGACGGCGTGGCCGACGCGCTGGCCGACCTGAACGCGCCGTTCGTCGCGGTGCCGGGCAACCACGACGTGCCCAAGTCCTTCGACGACCACGACACCCCACCGGTCTCCGAGTTCGCCGACCGGTTCGCGCCCGACGAGTTCCCCTACCGCCAGCGCCTCGGCGGCGTGGACGTGCTGGGCCTGAACTCGGCGTCCTCGCCCGACGGGGAACTCGACGCCACCCACGACGGCGCGATTTCCGAAAATCAACTCGCGTGGTTGGAATCCACCCTTCCCGAGACCGACACTGCGCTGGTCGTCAGCCACCACAACCCGCCGGGCCTCGAATCCCACCTCGCCGAGAACCACTACGCGCCTCACCCGCCGGTCGGGGACTCCTCGGCGTTCGTGGACGCCCTCGCGGGCCACGACGCGCTCCACCTCTCGGGCCACGTCCACCTGCCCGCCGCCATCTCGGGCGACGTTCGAGGACTGGTCTGCCCGGCGCTCTCGTCGTTCCCGCAGGCCTACGTCCTCGCCGAGGTCGGTCCCGAGGGCACGACCCTCCGGATGGTCCCGGTCGCCGACCCCGCAGGCGTCACTGAAGCCCACGACCTCGCGCGAACTCACTCCGACCGAAGCGCCGACATCGCCGAGATGGTCGAGCGCCAACTCGCGGACCTCCCGCTGGCCGACGAGCGGTAG